From a region of the Actinopolymorpha singaporensis genome:
- a CDS encoding ABC transporter ATP-binding protein has translation MQTTPSRTARSRTARTNSPRTSHRRTAPSNPPPAANGMAVHLSGLVKSYGDVHAVRGVDLDIAPGEVVALLGPNGAGKSTTVDMLLGLARPDQGTVALFGAEPRQAVAQGHVGAMLQAGSLLPDASVGELVAMFAALHRAPLPVEEALERAGIADLADRPTGKLSGGQAQRVRFALAVVPDPVLLVLDEPTVGMDVESRRAFWAAMRNLTAAGRTVLFATHYLDEADDYADRVVLMRSGRIIADGTAAAIKNQVSGRRIGARLPGADEARLRALPGVFDVAVRGDRVTLHCTDADAALRALLSAYEQARDLEVRSVDLEDAVVALTSAADDQGTAAPTDPTHSRNDQESRS, from the coding sequence GTGCAGACGACACCATCCCGTACGGCACGGTCCCGTACGGCTCGTACGAATTCCCCCCGTACGTCCCACCGGCGTACGGCGCCCTCGAACCCGCCCCCGGCCGCGAACGGCATGGCGGTCCACCTGTCCGGACTGGTGAAGAGCTACGGCGACGTCCACGCCGTCCGCGGTGTCGACCTCGACATCGCGCCCGGTGAGGTGGTGGCGTTGCTCGGCCCCAACGGCGCCGGCAAGTCCACCACCGTCGACATGCTGCTCGGCCTGGCCCGGCCCGACCAGGGCACGGTCGCGTTGTTCGGCGCCGAACCCCGTCAGGCGGTGGCGCAGGGGCACGTCGGTGCGATGCTGCAGGCCGGGTCGCTGCTGCCGGACGCGAGCGTGGGCGAGCTGGTCGCGATGTTCGCCGCCCTGCACCGCGCGCCGTTGCCGGTGGAGGAGGCGCTGGAGCGTGCAGGCATCGCCGACCTCGCCGACCGGCCCACCGGCAAGCTGTCCGGCGGGCAGGCACAGCGGGTGCGGTTCGCCCTGGCGGTCGTACCCGACCCCGTCCTGCTCGTCCTCGACGAACCCACTGTCGGGATGGACGTGGAGTCCCGGCGCGCGTTCTGGGCGGCGATGCGCAACCTCACCGCGGCCGGCCGGACCGTGTTGTTCGCCACCCACTACCTCGACGAGGCCGACGACTACGCCGACCGGGTGGTGCTGATGCGGTCCGGCCGGATCATCGCCGACGGGACCGCCGCCGCGATCAAGAACCAGGTGAGCGGCCGGCGGATCGGTGCGCGGCTTCCCGGTGCGGACGAGGCCCGGCTGCGTGCCCTGCCCGGCGTCTTCGACGTCGCGGTCCGCGGTGACCGCGTGACGCTGCACTGCACCGACGCGGACGCCGCGCTGCGCGCGCTGCTGTCGGCGTATGAGCAGGCCCGTGACCTGGAGGTCCGCAGCGTCGACCTCGAGGACGCCGTGGTGGCCCTCACCTCCGCGGCCGACGACCAGGGCACCGCCGCGCCCACCGACCCGACCCACAGCCGGAACGACCAGGAGAGCCGGTCATGA
- a CDS encoding response regulator transcription factor, translating to MSESIRILLADDQHLVRGALAALLSLEADLEVVGEVGRGDEVVARARETTPDVALLDVEMPGADGITATRDLRTALPDCRVLVVTTFGRPGYLRRALAAGASGFVVKDTPASQLADSIRRVHQGLRVVDPTLAVESLTSGESPLTARERDVLLETRGGGTVADIARALVLSEGTVRNHLSSAIGKTGARTRAEAVRIADANGWL from the coding sequence GTGAGCGAGTCGATCCGGATCCTGCTCGCCGACGACCAGCACCTGGTCCGCGGAGCGCTCGCCGCCCTGCTGTCCCTGGAGGCCGACCTGGAGGTGGTGGGCGAGGTGGGGCGGGGCGACGAGGTGGTGGCCCGAGCACGGGAGACCACGCCCGACGTCGCGTTGCTGGACGTGGAGATGCCCGGCGCCGACGGCATCACCGCCACCCGCGACCTGCGGACGGCGCTGCCGGACTGCCGGGTGCTCGTGGTCACGACGTTCGGCCGGCCCGGCTACCTTCGCCGGGCGCTGGCCGCCGGTGCGAGCGGCTTCGTGGTGAAGGACACCCCCGCGTCCCAGCTCGCCGACAGCATCCGGCGGGTGCACCAGGGCCTGCGGGTGGTGGACCCGACGCTGGCGGTGGAGTCACTCACTTCGGGGGAGAGCCCGCTGACCGCACGGGAACGCGACGTGCTCCTGGAGACCCGCGGCGGCGGGACGGTGGCCGACATCGCGCGGGCGCTGGTGCTGTCGGAGGGGACGGTCCGCAACCATCTGTCCAGCGCGATCGGCAAGACAGGTGCGCGTACCCGCGCCGAGGCGGTCCGGATCGCAGACGCCAACGGCTGGCTCTGA
- a CDS encoding sensor histidine kinase → MSVTPNAVPGEDTAPDRPDSGRAVAVSFDAGSPVVPGTAEPREPELTRRDRRRRWRGIFGAALWLVFIVSPVSSALKRNPSWEWQLLVAAVTVGFCATYVVIFRLVRRDADRRHSLVWLATLAVLCGAFCLLAGEDGMFCLVYVAAGGAAALPARTSAWWTGGCVAATVVAPLAVPGWNITPEGTMSVLLGALASSAFVSLLRRNWELREAQGEIARLAVADERLRFSRDLHDILGHSLTVITVKAELAGRLLEQRPERAAGEIADVERLAREALADVRATVAGYRATSLAAELSQARYALESAGITAVLPSSADEVTGPPREVFGWVVREGVTNVVRHSGAATCTVHLTPTSVEVVDDGTSRRPGRGWNGHAANGPAPVEPPFNLSDGFDDPASSHGLVGLAERVRAAGGSLSAGPLPGGGFALRAEVPA, encoded by the coding sequence ATGAGCGTGACCCCGAACGCCGTGCCCGGCGAGGACACGGCACCTGACCGGCCGGACAGCGGCCGCGCGGTGGCCGTCTCCTTCGACGCCGGCTCCCCGGTCGTCCCGGGGACCGCCGAACCGAGGGAGCCCGAGCTCACGCGACGAGACCGCCGGAGGCGGTGGCGGGGCATCTTTGGAGCCGCCCTTTGGCTGGTCTTCATCGTCTCGCCGGTGTCGTCGGCCCTGAAGCGGAATCCCTCCTGGGAGTGGCAGCTGCTCGTCGCCGCGGTCACCGTGGGGTTCTGCGCCACCTACGTCGTGATCTTCCGGTTGGTGCGCCGCGACGCCGACCGCCGCCACTCGTTGGTGTGGCTGGCGACGCTGGCGGTGCTCTGCGGCGCGTTCTGCCTGCTCGCGGGCGAGGACGGCATGTTCTGCCTGGTCTACGTCGCCGCGGGCGGTGCCGCGGCGCTCCCGGCGCGCACGTCGGCCTGGTGGACGGGTGGATGTGTCGCGGCGACCGTCGTCGCGCCGCTGGCCGTCCCTGGGTGGAACATCACCCCGGAGGGCACGATGTCTGTGCTGCTGGGTGCGCTGGCCTCCTCGGCGTTCGTCAGCCTGCTGCGGCGCAACTGGGAGTTGCGCGAGGCCCAGGGCGAGATCGCCCGGCTGGCAGTAGCGGACGAGCGGCTGCGCTTCTCCAGGGACCTGCACGACATCCTCGGGCACAGCCTCACCGTCATCACCGTCAAGGCGGAGTTGGCAGGCCGGCTGCTGGAGCAGCGGCCCGAACGCGCAGCCGGTGAGATCGCCGACGTCGAACGCCTGGCCCGGGAGGCGCTGGCCGACGTCCGGGCCACGGTCGCGGGCTACCGCGCCACCAGCCTGGCTGCCGAGCTCAGCCAGGCCCGGTATGCCCTGGAGTCCGCGGGCATCACCGCGGTGCTGCCGAGCTCCGCCGACGAGGTGACCGGGCCGCCGCGGGAAGTGTTCGGGTGGGTCGTGCGCGAGGGCGTGACCAACGTCGTACGGCACAGCGGAGCGGCGACCTGCACCGTACATCTGACCCCCACCAGCGTGGAGGTCGTCGACGACGGAACCAGTCGGCGTCCCGGCAGGGGCTGGAACGGCCACGCAGCGAACGGCCCCGCACCGGTCGAGCCGCCGTTCAACCTCTCCGACGGGTTCGACGACCCGGCCTCCTCACACGGGCTGGTCGGCCTGGCCGAACGCGTGCGCGCCGCCGGTGGCAGCCTGTCCGCCGGCCCGTTGCCCGGTGGCGGGTTCGCGCTGCGGGCGGAGGTGCCCGCGTGA
- a CDS encoding CocE/NonD family hydrolase, producing MTPPSRVLTLDTTVTAADGAALATDVTVADDGRRHPVVLVRTPYGRASARAAHDAIGLARLGFAVVTQDVRGRWDSAGQFTPFRSERDDGARTVAWCANQPWSAGAVAMIGASYNGFTQWLALADRPAGLRVVAPAVAGPRIRSVAYEGGALQLGVFSSWTLGLGALGNNLDDDIRQAAIEALDTWPASLPRAEKTLAEISPEWQRWVRPAGSGGQPVAAGEDPWAEFDATPALDGAGTDVAGYHLAGWHDLFCENTIAGYSLLAGRDGRAAHRQRLVVGPWSHLSMLRRTTGQLDFGVAAMGDLNGLYEEQVGFLSAGLAGREVSHGVRVYVMGSNRWLDLEAWPPPAHETAFHLAADGRLERPVPQESGTDRYRHDPADPVPTNGGRTLHPVLPEAGPRDQRDVERRDDVLVYTGDVLGQDLTVLGEVRAHVVFESTAPVADVAVKLVDVHPDGTAMSVVDSVRRVEAPYGQAPGEGTEVEVTVGSTAMTFRAGHRIRAEIASSNYPRFDLCPAGDQTVHRGGRAASRIVLPTYAGTPS from the coding sequence GTGACCCCGCCTTCGCGTGTCCTCACCCTCGACACCACCGTCACCGCCGCCGACGGCGCCGCGCTGGCGACCGACGTCACGGTCGCCGACGACGGCCGGCGGCACCCGGTGGTGCTGGTCCGCACCCCGTACGGCCGGGCCTCCGCGCGGGCCGCGCACGACGCGATCGGCCTTGCCCGGCTCGGGTTCGCGGTCGTCACCCAGGACGTACGCGGACGCTGGGACTCCGCCGGGCAGTTCACGCCGTTCCGGTCCGAACGCGACGACGGCGCGCGCACGGTCGCCTGGTGCGCCAACCAGCCGTGGTCGGCCGGCGCGGTCGCGATGATCGGCGCCTCCTACAACGGCTTCACCCAGTGGCTCGCCCTGGCCGACCGGCCCGCCGGCCTGCGGGTGGTCGCGCCGGCCGTTGCCGGGCCGCGGATCCGGTCGGTCGCGTACGAGGGCGGCGCACTCCAGCTCGGCGTCTTCTCCTCCTGGACACTGGGACTGGGTGCGCTCGGCAACAACCTCGACGACGACATACGGCAGGCGGCCATCGAGGCGCTGGACACCTGGCCGGCCTCACTCCCCCGGGCCGAGAAGACCCTGGCCGAGATCAGCCCGGAGTGGCAGCGCTGGGTGCGCCCTGCCGGTTCGGGAGGACAGCCGGTCGCCGCCGGGGAGGACCCGTGGGCCGAGTTCGACGCCACCCCGGCCCTCGACGGGGCCGGCACCGACGTCGCCGGCTACCACCTCGCCGGCTGGCACGACCTGTTCTGCGAGAACACCATCGCCGGCTACTCCCTGCTGGCCGGCCGCGACGGGCGGGCCGCCCACCGCCAGCGGCTGGTCGTCGGCCCGTGGTCGCACCTGTCGATGCTGCGGCGGACGACCGGGCAGCTCGACTTCGGCGTCGCCGCCATGGGCGACCTCAACGGGCTGTACGAGGAGCAGGTCGGGTTCCTGAGCGCCGGCCTGGCCGGCAGGGAGGTGTCGCACGGCGTACGCGTGTACGTCATGGGGAGCAACCGGTGGCTGGACCTCGAGGCCTGGCCGCCACCCGCGCACGAGACCGCCTTCCACCTCGCGGCAGACGGCAGGCTGGAGCGGCCCGTACCGCAGGAGTCGGGCACCGACCGCTACCGCCACGACCCTGCCGACCCGGTGCCCACCAACGGCGGGCGCACCCTGCATCCCGTACTCCCCGAGGCCGGTCCGCGCGACCAGCGCGACGTGGAGCGCCGGGACGACGTACTCGTCTACACCGGCGACGTGCTCGGCCAGGACCTCACGGTGCTCGGCGAGGTCCGCGCGCACGTGGTCTTCGAGTCGACCGCGCCGGTCGCCGACGTCGCGGTGAAGCTGGTGGACGTCCACCCCGACGGAACAGCGATGTCGGTGGTCGACTCGGTTCGCCGCGTGGAGGCACCGTACGGGCAAGCCCCCGGAGAGGGCACGGAGGTGGAGGTGACCGTCGGCTCGACCGCGATGACCTTCCGGGCCGGCCACCGGATCCGGGCGGAGATCGCGTCGTCCAACTATCCGAGGTTCGACCTGTGCCCGGCCGGCGACCAGACCGTCCACCGCGGCGGGCGGGCGGCGTCGCGGATCGTCCTGCCGACGTACGCCGGAACGCCTTCCTAG
- a CDS encoding DUF3099 domain-containing protein, translating to MSQKSDQDVFRISGAPRSLKADVRSREVRYLISMGIRTLCFVGAFVTQGIVRWLLIVAAFILPYVAVVIANAGRERTKAPPPAYLPDHRLELPAPPERPVPPQNNARTG from the coding sequence ATGAGCCAGAAGTCGGATCAGGATGTATTCCGGATCTCGGGAGCTCCGCGCAGTCTGAAGGCCGACGTGCGGTCCCGGGAGGTGCGATACCTGATCTCCATGGGGATACGAACGCTCTGCTTCGTGGGTGCGTTCGTCACTCAGGGCATCGTCCGATGGCTGCTCATCGTGGCGGCGTTCATCCTCCCGTACGTCGCCGTCGTGATCGCCAACGCCGGTCGAGAGCGCACCAAGGCTCCGCCACCCGCCTACCTGCCCGATCATCGGCTGGAGCTTCCGGCACCTCCGGAGCGCCCTGTCCCGCCGCAAAATAACGCGAGGACCGGCTAG
- a CDS encoding ABC transporter permease: protein MTTRYLMLEARRAYRNKRFLIFTLAMPVVLFLVYVQMYGKGHINGVDVRAYLMVSMAAFGSMSAAMSAGSRIALERQSGWNRQLRLTPLKPLSYLVAKAAVAMLVAVPSVVLVYGAGGLAAHVRLAPQEWAMSAVGLWLALIPFAVIGIVIGYVASPDSAQAIYPATFMVLSLFGGIFIPVEAMPRLMANLAQLLPSYWLGIIGRSPLGLSGFEWQAVPVLLAWTAVLTLIVVRRYRVDTARA, encoded by the coding sequence ATGACGACGCGTTACCTCATGTTGGAGGCGCGCCGCGCCTACCGGAACAAGCGGTTCCTCATCTTCACCCTCGCGATGCCGGTGGTGCTGTTCCTGGTCTACGTCCAGATGTACGGCAAGGGGCACATCAACGGCGTGGACGTGCGGGCGTACCTCATGGTCTCGATGGCGGCGTTCGGCTCGATGAGCGCCGCGATGTCGGCCGGCTCGCGGATCGCGCTGGAACGCCAGAGCGGCTGGAACCGCCAGCTCCGGCTGACGCCACTCAAGCCGCTCTCCTACCTCGTGGCCAAGGCCGCGGTGGCCATGCTGGTGGCCGTGCCCTCCGTGGTCCTGGTCTACGGCGCGGGCGGGCTGGCCGCGCACGTCCGGCTCGCTCCACAGGAGTGGGCGATGTCGGCCGTCGGGCTGTGGCTGGCCCTGATCCCGTTCGCGGTGATCGGGATCGTCATCGGGTACGTCGCCTCGCCCGACAGCGCCCAGGCGATCTATCCGGCCACCTTCATGGTCCTGTCCCTGTTCGGCGGCATCTTCATCCCGGTCGAGGCGATGCCCAGGCTGATGGCGAACCTGGCGCAGCTGCTTCCGTCGTACTGGCTGGGAATCATCGGCCGCAGCCCGCTCGGCCTGTCCGGGTTCGAGTGGCAGGCGGTGCCCGTGTTGCTGGCCTGGACGGCAGTGCTCACACTGATCGTGGTGCGGCGGTACCGCGTCGACACCGCCCGGGCGTGA